The window GCATTGCAAAACTCGTTTTTTAAAGCCGGAGTCTTTTTGTGCCTAAAGTTGCGCGCATTGGGGCGCGCCATTAACTCCAAGGTTCCGTAGTCTTGTCGCGGAGCAGTTTTATTGATTATTATTGTTGCGAGGTAGAAAGTGAAAAGGATTTTCGCAATAGGCTTTTTCTTGTGCTTGGCGCTCTTGCCAATGCTGCCCGGCTGTGCCAAATCGGAGCCTGCCGCCGCTCCACCCGGCACGCCAGGCGAATATGCCGTTTACATGCCTTATTACAAGGATAAAGTTTCTTTGTTTGAATTTATGGCGCAAAATACCGAAAAACGCAAAAATACCGTGGTTTTTCTCGGCGACAGCCTTACCGATTTTGCGGAATGGCCAGAGCTGCTGACGGGCAAACGGGCAAACATCGTCAATCGCGGCATAGCCGGGGATACGGCTTACGGCGTTCTGAATAGGCTGGACAATATTGTCGCCTTGCAGCCTGCCAGTATTTTTCTGCTTATTGGCATAAACGACCTTTGCGTTTATGCGCAACCCCAGGCGACGCAAAAACAATATGAGCAAATTGTCGCCATTTTGCGGACTAAACTGCCGCGCTGCAAACTTTATCTGCAAACATTGCTGCCCATAAATAACTATTTGCTGAAAGTGTCCATAAATAATGAAGTGGTCGCCGCGTTTAACGAGCGCATCAGAAATATGGCCAATGCGGCGGACAATATAACGGTAATTGATTTATATCCGCTTTTTCTCAAAGACGGCCAGTTAGATCTTTCCTATACAAATGACGGCATACACTTAAATGCCAACGGCTATCAAGTCTGGCTGAATGCCGTGAAAAACAAGGTCTAAGCCATCGGTCGCGCAATTTACGATATTTTGTTTTGGAGGAGGCACCTGTGAGGAAAAAGGCATCATTGCGGCGCGGCAGCGGCATACTGCCCCTCTTCTTGTATCTGCTTGTTGCGCGTCTGCCGATCTTGGCATATGCCGATACCGCCATTTCCGCTCCGTCTGAAGCCAAGCAAGTTATTGCCAACGCCAAGAATGATTACCGGGCCGGCGAACAGCGGCAGGAAGCAGAAAGCTACCGCGCGCATCTGTCCACGCAGGCAGAAACTGCTTTGTCCGAGGTGGAGAAGGCCGGCGAATTGCACGCAGCGGCAAAGAGCCAACTGATAAAAGCTACGGAGGCTTTGACGGCGGCGCAAGTTCAGAGCGCCGCGGCGAAGGAAGAGTTGTCCTTGGCGCAAAAGCGCTATGAAGGTGATGCCGCCGAAGGGGAAAAGCTCTTGGCGGAGCTGGCACGGGCGCATGAGCGGCTTGGCAAGATCACGCAAGAATTAAATGAACGCGAAGCATATTTGCAGGAGCTGGCCGAACAGTCTTATCGCACCGGCGGCAATCCGCCCGGCGCGCCGGAGGAGCATTTTTTGCAATGGGGCAGGCTCCGGCAGGCGAGGGAAGAAGCCGATCTCGCGGCGCAACATCTCCGTGCGTTTGAAGAAAGCCATCTGCAACTGACGGCGCTTGTAACGGAAAAGAGCGAAAAAGCAGTTGCCGCGCAAATAGCCTGCAGCCAGGCCGAAGAAACAATACGATGGGCGCGCGAGGCCGAGGCCGGCTATGCCCAATATTTAGCCGAGGCCAAGGAAAGACATGCCGGAGCCATCAAAGAACGGGAATCATTTTTTTACCGTGTGCAAAATCCGCCCGTCTATAGCGGCTTTCCCACCGGAATAAAATATTATAACTGGCGCGGGCAAAATGGCAGCAGCGGACAACAGTTTCTGCTCCCGCTGGGCATCTGGAGCGCCTGGAAAAATCTCTCTTTAGGCGTAGCCACTAATTACGCGCTGGGCAGAGCGCAGAACTCCTACGGCAGCGGATCGGTTGCCGGCATGACCGATATATACCTGTATCTGGGCATGCGCCAGAATATTAACAAAAAGTTTTATCTGGAATATTCCTTCGGGCTCAATCTGCCGACAGGCAAAAACGCCTTAGGAACTTACCAAAGCAATGCCCGGATGCCCGGCGACTTGGTTGAGCTGGAGTCTTATGGCGGCGGCTGGCAATACCAGCCGGGACTGCAAATCAACTGGCTGCCTTATAAATATGACAAATGGACTTATGGCACAAGCTATAATTTCAGCCGCTACTTCGACCAGACCAGGGACATAACCAATGATGCCACAAAACCGGGCCGGGAGTGGAACAATTTCCTGCGCTATCAGCACGCCGAGGAAAAATGGCAGCTTGTCGCTGAAATATACAGCACAAGTTACAAAACCAGCATGTTCAGAAATGGGTTCTCTTACAATACTAAAAACGCTTGGAAATACAAAATCACTTTCAACCGCAAAATTGCCGCCGACCAAGAATTGATGCTGTATTATTGGCCGCAGACGCAGAGCAAGGACAATGCTTCCTTTGCCCTTTCTGACGCTTCCCGCACTGATTTTTACGGCATCATGTGGAGCAAGCACCTGGGCCGCGACCGGACGCTGCGGGCCGCCTTTGATGTCATGCGGACAAGCGGCTCGCGCTTTGGCGGCATCCGCGGCTTTTACGACTCTTACGGCAATCCGCAGAGTTATTACACACAAGTCATGGGCCGCCGGAAATATACCGTTGGCATTGGTTACGACCGCCGTATCAATTCTTCGCTCAACTTGTCCTTTGACCTGCGCTGTTTTTGGATGAAGGACGGCGTTTCCAGCTTGGGTGAGCCTGCGACAAGATACAAAGGCTATTCTGCTGTTTTATTGTTAACCAAAAGTTTGTAGTTTTGTTTTTTCAAGAGGTATAAACATGTCAAGAGGAGATTAACATGGACAAGAAAGAAACGCCGAAATTCGAAAAATACCGTGGGTTGTTTATTGTTACGATGATTGTGTCGACAATATATATGGCTTGGCGCATTATCTTTACCGTGCCAAGTTGGTCTGACGGGATTGCCGCCGCATTGTTGGGAGTATATCTTGTGTCTATGGAGCTTTTCGGCACATTGGAAGTATTTGAGCATTATAGAAGCTTGTCAAATATTTTTGTGCCTGAAAAGCCCAGCCCGCCCGCCGAATGGTATCCCGAGGTGGATGTTTTCATCGCTACCTACAATGAGCCGCCGGAACTCCTGCGCAAAACCATCAACGGCTGCCTGAACATGGACTACATAGATAAAAAGAAAGTCCACATCTATGTATGCGACGACAAGCGGCGCGAGGAGATAAAGGCGCTGTGCGCGGCTATGGGGGTGCGCCACCTCACCCGCGCCGACAATAAAGACGCCAAAGCGGGCAACTACAACAACGCGCTGCTTCATTCAACATCGCCGCTGATTGCCAATTTTGACGCCGACATGATTCCCATGCACAACTTTTTGACCGTCACGGTGCCGTATTTTTACGTTTCGCCCCAAGAGGCGGCCGAACGGCAGGCTAAGGGGCTGCCCGCCAAAAAAGTGGGCTTTGTCCAGACTCCGCAATGTTTTTATAATCCCGACCTTTTCCAGTATAACCTTTATTCCGAAGCGAAAATCCCGGATGAGCAGGACTATTTCTTCCGCGATGTGCAGACTGCCCGCAACAAGACCAACTCTGTCATATATGCCGGATCTAACACGGTCTTGTCCCGTGAAGCCCTTCAAGCGGCGGGCGGCTATTTTACCGGCGTTATCACGGAAGATTTTGCCACAGGGCTGATGATTCAAAGAAACGGCTACCTGTCCTATGCCATCCCGGAAATTGTGGCCTCCGGCCTTGCCCCCGGCGACTTGAAAAGTCTGATCAACCAGAGAAAGCGCTGGGCGCGCGGCTGCATACAGACATTATACAAACTTAAATTCCTCTTTATCAGCGGCCTTACCTTGGAGCAAAGGATTTCGTACTGGACGGCTTTTTCTTACTGGTACTCGTCGCTGCGCCGTCTGGCCTATATCATCTCGCCCATCGCGCTGGCTGTCTTTTCTGTCCCCGCCCTCAAATGCTCCTTCTGGGAAGTAATGGTTTTCGCGGTGCCCGCCTATGTACTGCAAGACTATACCTTAAAAAAACTTTCCGGCAACATCAGAAATTCCCGCTGGTCGATAATTTACGAAACAATTTTGTTCCCGTCCCTTCTGCCCGCGCTTTTTCTGGAAACCTTCGGCATCAGGCAAAAAACTTTTTCCGTAACCAGAAAAGACGGCGGCAGAGAGAGCAACCGCAGCTATCAACGCAAACACGCCATACCGCATATCATCTTTTCGCTACTGAGTTTGGTTGGCATAGCAAGCTGCCTGCGCGACATGTTTGTGACCGGCAGCACCTCTTACATTGTCATATTGTTTTGGCTGCTGGTCAATTTTTACACGACTTCTATGGCGGTATTCTTCATGCTGGGAAGAGAGATCAAGCGCACCAGCGAGCGTTATTTTGCCGCCATTGACTGTGAGCTGTCGTGGGCCGGTCAAAATATGCAGGCCAAGACTGCCGATATTTCGGAAAATGGGTTTTCCTTGCTGCTGGACTTTCCGCATTACATACCGGATGACCTTGAACTGGACGCGGTTTTGCGGACAGAGCGCTATGAAAGCCGGGTGAAATTTCAGATCGTAAATGTAGTCAAAACTGGGAAGGGCTATAAATATGCCGCCCGCATCACCCGGGCGCTGGATTTTGCCAACCAAAACGCCCTTTACAGCATTGTCTTTGACCGCATACCCACCCTGCCGGCGGAATTGTCGCCGGCCACCAGCCTGTGCGCTGATTTTGTTGATAACATCAGGGAAAGATTCCCTCGGCAGGAGTTTTTGAACCGCAAGCTGCCGAGGATACCGCTTAATGTCGTTTTGAAGCCCGTGGAAGGCCCGTCCCTGCGCATGCTGAATTTCAACTACGCCTATTTGCTGGCGGAGATTGCGGGCAGCACGCCGGCGAAACTGACCATACCGCTTGCCGGCAAGATCCGCATGGAGTGTTCTTTCAGCAAAAACAATCCCGCCGGGCTGCCCATTTACCATATCGACAACTTCAAGGAATTTGCCGGACTGCCGGGCTTTGCGGACATACTGAAAGCATGGCTGAAGGATAGCGAGACAGTTCCCCAGCCCGTTGACCGGGAGGTGATCGCCTATGAGTTTAATGAGTTCAGCGAAGTTTCTAACTTGTAGCCTGATAGCCGCCGCCTTGCTTTGCTGGCGTTGTCCCTTGGCCGATGCCGCGCCGCTGGCCTTTTCCGGCCAAGACGAAAGCCGCGTGATTTCTTTAGACCCCGGCATGATAAGCGATGCGCAAATTAGCGAAACCGCCCCCGGCCATTACCGCCTGTCCGCAAATGCCGCCGGGCTGGACGCGTCCGCCGGGCAAGTGGTTTTCGCCAATTCCAACTATCTTGTCAATGACTGGCGCGCCTATGATTCTTTGTCTTTGGCCATCAAAAACACCGGTTCCGCCGTTCTGCGGCTGAACTTTGCCGTAAGAAACAGCCCGCTGGTCTCCCTGACCGTGGACAACGGCCAGCCCGCTTTGTGGCAAGGCTCGGTTGGCCAACAGCCGACAAGCATCCTGCCGCTTAACGGCATGTTTGAATTTTCGCCGGGCGAGGCAGGCATCCTCACCATCCCATTTAGTTCTTTGAGCTATGCGGGCAAGCATTTCCCCATTGATTTTTTCATCACCTGGAACATTATGTTTTTTGTATTAAAAAATGAGCGGATAGAAGCGGAATTTGGCGGCTTTACGCTAAACCGGGCGCAAGCGTATAAACGCGGCGTTGCGCCCGGCCGGGCGCAAAACGTCTTGGAAGGGGACGATGCCGTGCCGCGCCCAATCGCCGGCGCGGAAAGCATCGCCTTCTACAAGCCGCCGGCCATGGCCGGCGCGGAGTTTGCCTTGGCGGCGGACTATGCCGGGGTAACCATAAGCCCGGACGGACGGCTGGTCGTAACCGACTCCGCCCGGCCGGGAAGAGTAACCATCGTCGCCAAAGACCGCATCGGCAATACCGCCTACAAATACGTCAGCATAATCGGGCCTAATGTATGGGGAAATGAGTTTACGCTCATGCCCGCACAGGCGGTGGCCGGGTATGACATGTCCGTCTGGTGGCTGCAAGAATCATCCTACCGCGCCATGCGATGGGCTTTGGCTGGCCTATTTATCCTAATGCTGGGGTTTTACGCCTATGGGCGGCGCTTGAACGCCCGGCACAATTCACTGGCGGGGAGGGGATAGTATTCTTTTTTCCAGCATAGTATTTATTCTTTATTTCTTGCCTGCTATTCTGGGCATTTACTACGTCCTTTCTTTTTCGCGTTTCTTACAGAACACCGCCCTTTTTTTGGCCAGCATGTTCTTTTATTCCTGGGGCGAGCCTGTCTATGCCTTGATCATGCTTTTCAGCATTGCCGCCAACTATGTTTTTGGTCTGCTGATTGCCTGTTCCGGCAAGGCGGCAACAAAGAAGAGATTTCTGTTTTTCGGCATTGCCGCCAACCTTGCCGCGCTATTTTATTTTAAGTACACTCATTTTTTACTGGTAAATATTGACCCGAGCGGCTACTTGGAAACGCTTGTGCCGTTGGTCGCCTTGCCTATCGGCATATCCTTTTATACCTTTCAGGCCATGTCCTACATCATAGATATCTATCGTGGGCGGGTAGCGGCGCAGCGCAACCCTATTTACCTTGGCATGTATATAGCCTTCTTCCCGCAACTGATCGCCGGGCCAATTGTTACGTATAACGTCATTGAAGACCAGATACTCTACCGCAAGACTACTTGGCACAAGTTTTCCATAGGGTTTTGCCGCTTTGTTACCGGTCTGGGCAAAAAGGTGCTGATCGCCAACAACATGGCGATTGTCGCGGACCGCATTTATGAAATGGCCGCTTTCGGCAGCCTGCCCGCCTCCCTGTCCTGGCTGGGCGCGGCCAGCTACACACTCCAGATTTACTTTGACTTTTCCGCCTATTCGGACATGGCGATAGGGTTGGGGCTGCTTTTTGGCTTTGTTCTGCCGGAGAATTTTGATTATCCTTATTGCGCAAAATCTGTTACCGAATTCTGGCGGCGCTGGCACATGACCCTTGGCCAATGGTTCCGGGACTATGTATATTTCCCGCTGGGCGGCTCGCGCGTCGGCAATCTCGACCTGTTGGTGCGCAATCTCTTTGTGGTCTGGCTGCTGACCGGACTGTGGCATGGCGCGGAATGGACCTTCGTCATGTGGGGCATTTTGCAATTTGTCTGCATGGTTGGCGAAAAACTCTTTTCTTTTGAAAAGATGCGTCTGTCCCGCGCCAAGCATTTGTACCTCATTTTAGTCATCATCATCTCCTTTGCCCTGTTCCGATCGGACAATCTGCCCGCCGCAAGCGTCTACTACGCCGGGATGTTTGGCTTTGCCGGATTTTGGAGCGACTTCACTTGGATGTTTGTCAAAGAAAACTTGGTTGTTTACCTCGCGGCCATACTATTTTGTCTGCCGGTCTCCCGCCGCTTCAATTATATGCTGGTAAACGGCAACTATGGCTGGGCGGGCAAACTGGCTATGGGCACTTATCCGGCGCTGATTCTGGGTATATTCCTGCTGTCCTTGACCTATCTGGTCAAAGGCGCCTACAACCCTTTCATATACTTCAGATTTTAAAAATCTTTCCGGAGGCGCTACTTATGAAACAGTTTTTGCGGATGAAAAGTGCCGCCGCCCTGATTGCCGGGCTGGCCTACCTTGGGTTTGCCCTGCTCAACGCGCGGTTTGCCCTGCCGCTCATCCGCGATGGTTTTGCCCGGCAATTGGCGGACTCCGCCGTTGCCGGCCTGAAAGAACGCGTGGAAAAACTAAACTATGAAATCAACGAAAATGTTCGCGGGCGCAATGCCTTTGTCACTTTGCACGGCTTTGTCCAGCGCGTCTTGGACAAAAATGAGGAAAACAACTTTGAAGTAGCTAAAGATACCGCCGGCTTCGGTCATTTTATCTGGTTTCAAAGGGAAGTTTGGCTTGACAAAAAAGTTCTGGATAGAACCGTCAAACTAAAAAGCCTGCTTCCCGGCAAAACAAACTTCACGGTCGTCTTGGCGCTGGATAGAGTCGTGAAAGGGTATACCACTTTTGAGCGCGGGCTGCCTAATACCTACATCAACGAAAGGGCGGATCTGTTCCTTGACGGTTTGCGTAAAAACGGCATCGACTATTTTGACTTGCGCGATCGGCTGGACAGCGCCGGGTCGGACAAGTCCGCGCTCTTTTTCAAGACCGACCACCACTGGCAGATAGAAACAGCTTTCTGGGCTTACACCGAGCTGGCCAAATTCCTGCGGCAAAACCATGGTTTTTCTGCCGATGACTTTTATCTTGATAAAAATAATTACAATTTCATCACCTACAAAAAACATTATCTGGGTTCTATGGGGCGCAAAACGGGGCTTGCTTACATGGGCGCGGACGACTTTACGGTTATATATCCCAAGTTTAAGACCGACTATGTTTATACCTGGCGCTCCGACATGGACAACGCTGACAAAGCCTTGAGCGGCCGGTTTGAAACCGCGCTTTTGGCGCCGCTCGATCATGGCCATGCTGATTTTTTTGACAATGGCGACAAATACTTTACCTATCTGTACGGCAATCCCGGACTGGCGCATATCGTCAACAAGAACAATCGCGACGGCTCCAAACTGCTCTTTGTCAAAGATTCTTTCGCGCCGCCGGTGGCCGCGTTCTTGTCCTTGCTCTGCTCGGAGGTTTGGCTGATCGACCCCAGATGGTATGAAGGCGAAATAGGGGATTTTGTTGCCGGGGGCGACTTTGACCATGTGTTTCTCTTTTTATCGCCCAGTCTGCTTGACAGCGCGTTTTTTACCTTTTGCGCCGATGACGCGGCGCAAACCGAAACTGATCGGCTATAATGAAATTAAGCCTGTATGTTGGGAGCTTGCTGGCGGTGTGTTTGCTGTTTTTGCGCGCCGTGCCGGGCTGTTGCGCCGAAAAAGGGCAAGTGCCGCCTTTTCACCGGGGAATAAGCATCGGCAACGCGCTGGACGCGCCGCGCGGCCGACCGTGGGACGTTAAATTAAAAAATAGCTACTTCGCGCTGATCCGGCAAGCCGGTTTTGGCTTGGTGCGCCTGCCGGCGCGCTTCTCCGACTATACCGGCGCGCCGCCTGATTATAAACTTGACGCCGCGTTTATGCGCAAAATCGACCGGCATATTAAGTACGCTCTCAGGGCAGGTCTGTATGTCATTCTCGACCTGCACCATTTTGTGGAAATAATGGACGAACCGTATCGGCACCATGCCCGCTTTCTTGCTATATGGCGGCAATTGGCGGATAGGTACAGGGACTATCCCGCCGCGCTCATCTTTGAGGCGCTGAACGAGCCGCACGGCCAACTGTCCGGTTCTCTATGGAATGACTACCTGGCGGATGCCGTCGCCATTATCCGCGCCAGCAATCCTGAACGGCACATAGTAGTCGGGGCGGACGAGTTCAACTCCATTGCAGGATTAAGCAGGCTGATTTTGCCGCCCGCGCGCAATTTGATTTTGACTTTCCACTACTATGCGCCGATAGAATTCACCTTGCAAAAACAAGAAGCCTTGGGCATGGACAAAAGCGAAAGCGTTGGCTGGCTGGGTACGGACGCTGAATTGGAATATATTAAAAATTCATTTTCGCTTGTCAGTCAATATGCTAAGGAGCGCGGACTGCCTGTGCTGCTGGGAGAGTTTGGCGCCAATGAAAAAGCGCCGCCGCACATGCGCAAGGCATGGACGGCGGCGGTCAGGCGGCAGGCAGAGCAACAGGGTTTTGCCTGGGCTTACTGGGAGTTTGCCTCCATCTTTGGCGCATACGACACCAAGGCAGGGGAATGGAGGAATTTTATTTTGTCCGCGCTGATTGACTGACGGAAAAAATTGATCTTTTTCTTTTTAATGTGAAACCGGCATGATTTTCATAGGGGGATGGATAAGCTAAACAGCAAATTAGTTTGCTTGCAAGCTGTTGAAAAATAACAATCTGCTTGCGCTCAACGGGCTTTTATGCCCCATAATCATCCAACCTCTTTTGTTGCCATCCAATCCATGCTCGCGCCTTGTCCGCCGCAAACCTCACGTTTGATCATGATTGGTTGTTATGCTGCGTTATGACGCATTGCAAAAGAAAAACTTGCCCGTTCATAAAAACCCGGCAAAACTTGCTTCAACCGAACGCCGCGACAAGAGGGCGGCTGACTGTTTTTGACGTCGGACGCGAAGTCCATTGTTCAACATCGTCAAACCGGTTGTCCCTCTTGTCGTAGCTTAGACGTGAATATGGAAACAGGCGCGGTTGCCTGCCGCGCCTGTTTCCATATTTTTATTGCAGCAAAAGTTACAACTTCGCGAGCAAATCCCCTTGCCAACGTCTGCCGCAAGTTGCGCCGCATGACCTGCGCAAAGTTTTATCGGGGGGGGGGGGGGGGGGGCAAAAGTAAATGTTGCCCTAATTTTTTGTCCCCAAAAACCGTAATAAAATA is drawn from Acidaminococcales bacterium and contains these coding sequences:
- a CDS encoding GDSL-type esterase/lipase family protein; translation: MLPGCAKSEPAAAPPGTPGEYAVYMPYYKDKVSLFEFMAQNTEKRKNTVVFLGDSLTDFAEWPELLTGKRANIVNRGIAGDTAYGVLNRLDNIVALQPASIFLLIGINDLCVYAQPQATQKQYEQIVAILRTKLPRCKLYLQTLLPINNYLLKVSINNEVVAAFNERIRNMANAADNITVIDLYPLFLKDGQLDLSYTNDGIHLNANGYQVWLNAVKNKV
- a CDS encoding glycosyltransferase, whose product is MDKKETPKFEKYRGLFIVTMIVSTIYMAWRIIFTVPSWSDGIAAALLGVYLVSMELFGTLEVFEHYRSLSNIFVPEKPSPPAEWYPEVDVFIATYNEPPELLRKTINGCLNMDYIDKKKVHIYVCDDKRREEIKALCAAMGVRHLTRADNKDAKAGNYNNALLHSTSPLIANFDADMIPMHNFLTVTVPYFYVSPQEAAERQAKGLPAKKVGFVQTPQCFYNPDLFQYNLYSEAKIPDEQDYFFRDVQTARNKTNSVIYAGSNTVLSREALQAAGGYFTGVITEDFATGLMIQRNGYLSYAIPEIVASGLAPGDLKSLINQRKRWARGCIQTLYKLKFLFISGLTLEQRISYWTAFSYWYSSLRRLAYIISPIALAVFSVPALKCSFWEVMVFAVPAYVLQDYTLKKLSGNIRNSRWSIIYETILFPSLLPALFLETFGIRQKTFSVTRKDGGRESNRSYQRKHAIPHIIFSLLSLVGIASCLRDMFVTGSTSYIVILFWLLVNFYTTSMAVFFMLGREIKRTSERYFAAIDCELSWAGQNMQAKTADISENGFSLLLDFPHYIPDDLELDAVLRTERYESRVKFQIVNVVKTGKGYKYAARITRALDFANQNALYSIVFDRIPTLPAELSPATSLCADFVDNIRERFPRQEFLNRKLPRIPLNVVLKPVEGPSLRMLNFNYAYLLAEIAGSTPAKLTIPLAGKIRMECSFSKNNPAGLPIYHIDNFKEFAGLPGFADILKAWLKDSETVPQPVDREVIAYEFNEFSEVSNL
- a CDS encoding glycoside hydrolase family 5 protein, with the protein product MKLSLYVGSLLAVCLLFLRAVPGCCAEKGQVPPFHRGISIGNALDAPRGRPWDVKLKNSYFALIRQAGFGLVRLPARFSDYTGAPPDYKLDAAFMRKIDRHIKYALRAGLYVILDLHHFVEIMDEPYRHHARFLAIWRQLADRYRDYPAALIFEALNEPHGQLSGSLWNDYLADAVAIIRASNPERHIVVGADEFNSIAGLSRLILPPARNLILTFHYYAPIEFTLQKQEALGMDKSESVGWLGTDAELEYIKNSFSLVSQYAKERGLPVLLGEFGANEKAPPHMRKAWTAAVRRQAEQQGFAWAYWEFASIFGAYDTKAGEWRNFILSALID